In one Lolium rigidum isolate FL_2022 chromosome 3, APGP_CSIRO_Lrig_0.1, whole genome shotgun sequence genomic region, the following are encoded:
- the LOC124698478 gene encoding copper-transporting ATPase PAA1, chloroplastic-like → MEPAVITGPLLTLAAARRLLFVAPPHGFASISTRSSIGGGGGGGGGFFGGSGGGGGDSDAGAAAAAAAAAALGETGTAEDDVILLHVGGMSCGGCASKVKRILESQPEVASATVDFDKATAAVWTIAEAKKTEDWQKQLGEKLALHLSNCGFQSHLHDEAGDE, encoded by the exons ATGGAGCCAGCGGTGATTACGGGGCCACTCCTCACCCTCGCCGCGGCCAGGCGCCTGCTGTTCGTGGCGCCTCCCCACGGCTTCGCGTCCATCTCCACCCGCTCGTCcatcggcggcggaggcgggggcgGCGGAGGCTTCTttggaggaagcggcggcggaggaggagactCTGATGCCggcgctgctgcggcggcggcagccgccgcTGCACTCGGTGAGACTGGGACGGCGGAAGACGACGTCATCCTGCTCCACGTCGGG GGGATGTCGTGCGGCGGGTGCGCCTCCAAGGTGAAACGGATTCTCGAGAGCCAG CCTGAGGTTGCTTCTGCCACAGTGGACTTTGACAAGGCAACTGCAGCCGTGTGGACAATAGCTGAAGCCAAGAAAACAGAAGACTGGCAGAAGCAACTGGGAGAGAAACTTGCACTTCACCTAAGCAACTGTGGATTCCAGTCTCATCTGCATG ATGAAGCTGGAGACGAATAA